A single region of the Lacerta agilis isolate rLacAgi1 chromosome 9, rLacAgi1.pri, whole genome shotgun sequence genome encodes:
- the LINGO1 gene encoding leucine-rich repeat and immunoglobulin-like domain-containing nogo receptor-interacting protein 1 isoform X3 — protein sequence MQVKDRMVVGELSMYSPILACWQPILILMLGSILSGSATGCPPRCDCSAQERSVLCHRKRFLAVPEGIPTETKLLDLGKNRIKTLNQDEFANFPHLEELELNENIISAIEPGAFNNLFNLRTLGLRSNRLKLIPLGVFTGLSNLTKLDISENKIVILLDYMFQDLYNLKSLEVGDNDLVYISHRAFSGLNSLEQLTLEKCNLTSIPTEALSHLHGLIVLRLRHLNINAIRDYSFKRLYRLKVLEISHWPYLDTMTSNCLYGLNLTSLSITHCNLTSIPYVSLRHLVYLRFLNLSYNPIITIEGSMLHDLLRLQEIQLVGGQLTMVEPYAFRGLNYLRILNVSGNLLSTLEESAFHSVGNLETLIIDNNPLACDCRLLWIFRRRWRLNFNKRQPTCATPEFVQGKEFKDFSEALLPNYFICRRSRIRDRKPQQIFVDEGHTVQFICRADGDPPPTIMWLSPRKHLISTKTNGRLTVFPDGTLEVRYAQIQDNGTYLCIASNAGGNDTMLAHLHVRSYSPDWPHQPNKTFAFISNQPNESDANSTRATVPFPFDIKTLIIATTMGFISFLGVVLFCLVLLFLWSRGKGNTKHNIEIEYVPRKSDAGISSAADAPRKFNMKMI from the coding sequence GTGAAAGATAGGATGGTGGTGGGCGAGCTGAGCATGTATAGCCCAATCCTGGCCTGCTGGCAGCCCATTCTCATCTTGATGTTGGGATCCATCCTTTCAGGCTCTGCCACGGGTTGCCCACCCCGCTGTGACTGTTCTGCCCAGGAGCGCTCGGTGCTGTGCCACCGGAAGCGGTTCCTGGCTGTCCCTGAGGGCATCCCCACGGAGACAAAGCTCTTGGACCTGGGAAAAAACCGCATCAAGACTCTCAACCAGGATGAATTTGCCAATTTTCCTCACTTGGAGGAGCTGGAGTTAAACGAGAACATTATCAGTGCCATTGAGCCGGGGGCTTTCAATAACCTTTTCAACCTCAGGACTCTGGGTCTCAGGAGCAACAGGCTCAAACTCATCCCACTCGGGGTGTTCACTGGACTCAGCAATCTCACCAAGTTGGACATTAGCGAGAACAAAATTGTGATCCTCCTGGATTATATGTTCCAGGACTTGTACAATCTGAAGTCTTTGGAGGTTGGGGACAATGACCTGGTCTACATCTCCCACCGGGCCTTCAGCGGCCTCAACAGCTTAGAGCAGCTCACTCTGGAAAAATGCAACCTGACGTCCATCCCCACAGAAGCTCTCTCTCATTTGCACGGTTTGATTGTGCTGCGGTTGCGCCACCTGAACATCAACGCCATCAGGGATTACTCATTTAAGAGGCTCTACAGACTCAAGGTCCTGGAGATTTCACACTGGCCCTACTTAGATACCATGACATCCAACTGCCTCTATGGGCTTAACTTGACATCCTTGTCCATCACCCACTGCAACCTGACTTCCATCCCTTACGTCTCCTTGAGGCACTTGGTTTATCTCAGGTTCCTGAACCTGTCCTACAACCCCATCATCACCATTGAAGGCTCCATGCTTCATGATCTACTCAGGCTTCAGGAGATACAGCTGGTTGGTGGCCAGCTCACCATGGTGGAACCGTATGCTTTCCGGGGCCTGAACTACTTGCGCATTTTGAACGTTTCAGGGAACCTCCTGAGCACCTTGGAAGAATCAGCCTTCCACTCCGTGGGGAACCTGGAGACTCTCATCATAGACAACAACCCTCTGGCCTGCGACTGCCGGCTTCTCTGGATTTTCCGCCGCCGCTGGAGGCTCAATTTCAACAAGCGTCAGCCCACCTGCGCAACCCCTGAATTTGTCCAAGGCAAAGAGTTCAAGGACTTCTCTGAGGCGCTCCTGCCCAACTACTTCATCTGCCGCCGGTCCCGGATAAGGGACCGCAAGCCCCAGCAGATCTTTGTGGACGAGGGCCACACGGTCCAGTTCATCTGCCGTGCGGATGGAGACCCACCTCCGACCATCATGTGGCTCTCGCCGAGGAAGCACCTCATCTCTACCAAAACCAATGGGCGGCTCACCGTCTTCCCTGATGGCACTCTTGAGGTGCGCTATGCCCAGATCCAAGACAACGGCACCTACCTATGCATCGCCAGCAATGCTGGCGGCAACGACACCATGCTGGCCCACCTGCACGTCCGCAGCTACTCCCCCGACTGGCCCCACCAGCCCAACAAGACCTTTGCTTTCATCTCCAACCAGCCCAACGAGAGTGACGCCAACAGCACGCGAGCCACGGTGCCTTTCCCCTTTGATATCAAGACCCTCATCATTGCCACCACGATGGGCTTCATCTCCTTCCTGGGGGTCGTCCTCTTCTGCCTGGTGCTCCTCTTCCTTTGGAGCCGGGGCAAAGGCAACACCAAGCACAACATTGAAATAGAGTATGTCCCGCGCAAATCCGATGCCGGCATCAGCTCTGCTGCGGATGCGCCACGCAAGTTCAACATGAAAATGATctga
- the LINGO1 gene encoding leucine-rich repeat and immunoglobulin-like domain-containing nogo receptor-interacting protein 1 isoform X1: protein MAEQWTCPRQVKDRMVVGELSMYSPILACWQPILILMLGSILSGSATGCPPRCDCSAQERSVLCHRKRFLAVPEGIPTETKLLDLGKNRIKTLNQDEFANFPHLEELELNENIISAIEPGAFNNLFNLRTLGLRSNRLKLIPLGVFTGLSNLTKLDISENKIVILLDYMFQDLYNLKSLEVGDNDLVYISHRAFSGLNSLEQLTLEKCNLTSIPTEALSHLHGLIVLRLRHLNINAIRDYSFKRLYRLKVLEISHWPYLDTMTSNCLYGLNLTSLSITHCNLTSIPYVSLRHLVYLRFLNLSYNPIITIEGSMLHDLLRLQEIQLVGGQLTMVEPYAFRGLNYLRILNVSGNLLSTLEESAFHSVGNLETLIIDNNPLACDCRLLWIFRRRWRLNFNKRQPTCATPEFVQGKEFKDFSEALLPNYFICRRSRIRDRKPQQIFVDEGHTVQFICRADGDPPPTIMWLSPRKHLISTKTNGRLTVFPDGTLEVRYAQIQDNGTYLCIASNAGGNDTMLAHLHVRSYSPDWPHQPNKTFAFISNQPNESDANSTRATVPFPFDIKTLIIATTMGFISFLGVVLFCLVLLFLWSRGKGNTKHNIEIEYVPRKSDAGISSAADAPRKFNMKMI from the coding sequence GTGAAAGATAGGATGGTGGTGGGCGAGCTGAGCATGTATAGCCCAATCCTGGCCTGCTGGCAGCCCATTCTCATCTTGATGTTGGGATCCATCCTTTCAGGCTCTGCCACGGGTTGCCCACCCCGCTGTGACTGTTCTGCCCAGGAGCGCTCGGTGCTGTGCCACCGGAAGCGGTTCCTGGCTGTCCCTGAGGGCATCCCCACGGAGACAAAGCTCTTGGACCTGGGAAAAAACCGCATCAAGACTCTCAACCAGGATGAATTTGCCAATTTTCCTCACTTGGAGGAGCTGGAGTTAAACGAGAACATTATCAGTGCCATTGAGCCGGGGGCTTTCAATAACCTTTTCAACCTCAGGACTCTGGGTCTCAGGAGCAACAGGCTCAAACTCATCCCACTCGGGGTGTTCACTGGACTCAGCAATCTCACCAAGTTGGACATTAGCGAGAACAAAATTGTGATCCTCCTGGATTATATGTTCCAGGACTTGTACAATCTGAAGTCTTTGGAGGTTGGGGACAATGACCTGGTCTACATCTCCCACCGGGCCTTCAGCGGCCTCAACAGCTTAGAGCAGCTCACTCTGGAAAAATGCAACCTGACGTCCATCCCCACAGAAGCTCTCTCTCATTTGCACGGTTTGATTGTGCTGCGGTTGCGCCACCTGAACATCAACGCCATCAGGGATTACTCATTTAAGAGGCTCTACAGACTCAAGGTCCTGGAGATTTCACACTGGCCCTACTTAGATACCATGACATCCAACTGCCTCTATGGGCTTAACTTGACATCCTTGTCCATCACCCACTGCAACCTGACTTCCATCCCTTACGTCTCCTTGAGGCACTTGGTTTATCTCAGGTTCCTGAACCTGTCCTACAACCCCATCATCACCATTGAAGGCTCCATGCTTCATGATCTACTCAGGCTTCAGGAGATACAGCTGGTTGGTGGCCAGCTCACCATGGTGGAACCGTATGCTTTCCGGGGCCTGAACTACTTGCGCATTTTGAACGTTTCAGGGAACCTCCTGAGCACCTTGGAAGAATCAGCCTTCCACTCCGTGGGGAACCTGGAGACTCTCATCATAGACAACAACCCTCTGGCCTGCGACTGCCGGCTTCTCTGGATTTTCCGCCGCCGCTGGAGGCTCAATTTCAACAAGCGTCAGCCCACCTGCGCAACCCCTGAATTTGTCCAAGGCAAAGAGTTCAAGGACTTCTCTGAGGCGCTCCTGCCCAACTACTTCATCTGCCGCCGGTCCCGGATAAGGGACCGCAAGCCCCAGCAGATCTTTGTGGACGAGGGCCACACGGTCCAGTTCATCTGCCGTGCGGATGGAGACCCACCTCCGACCATCATGTGGCTCTCGCCGAGGAAGCACCTCATCTCTACCAAAACCAATGGGCGGCTCACCGTCTTCCCTGATGGCACTCTTGAGGTGCGCTATGCCCAGATCCAAGACAACGGCACCTACCTATGCATCGCCAGCAATGCTGGCGGCAACGACACCATGCTGGCCCACCTGCACGTCCGCAGCTACTCCCCCGACTGGCCCCACCAGCCCAACAAGACCTTTGCTTTCATCTCCAACCAGCCCAACGAGAGTGACGCCAACAGCACGCGAGCCACGGTGCCTTTCCCCTTTGATATCAAGACCCTCATCATTGCCACCACGATGGGCTTCATCTCCTTCCTGGGGGTCGTCCTCTTCTGCCTGGTGCTCCTCTTCCTTTGGAGCCGGGGCAAAGGCAACACCAAGCACAACATTGAAATAGAGTATGTCCCGCGCAAATCCGATGCCGGCATCAGCTCTGCTGCGGATGCGCCACGCAAGTTCAACATGAAAATGATctga
- the LINGO1 gene encoding leucine-rich repeat and immunoglobulin-like domain-containing nogo receptor-interacting protein 1 isoform X2 yields MDGRAVDVSEVKDRMVVGELSMYSPILACWQPILILMLGSILSGSATGCPPRCDCSAQERSVLCHRKRFLAVPEGIPTETKLLDLGKNRIKTLNQDEFANFPHLEELELNENIISAIEPGAFNNLFNLRTLGLRSNRLKLIPLGVFTGLSNLTKLDISENKIVILLDYMFQDLYNLKSLEVGDNDLVYISHRAFSGLNSLEQLTLEKCNLTSIPTEALSHLHGLIVLRLRHLNINAIRDYSFKRLYRLKVLEISHWPYLDTMTSNCLYGLNLTSLSITHCNLTSIPYVSLRHLVYLRFLNLSYNPIITIEGSMLHDLLRLQEIQLVGGQLTMVEPYAFRGLNYLRILNVSGNLLSTLEESAFHSVGNLETLIIDNNPLACDCRLLWIFRRRWRLNFNKRQPTCATPEFVQGKEFKDFSEALLPNYFICRRSRIRDRKPQQIFVDEGHTVQFICRADGDPPPTIMWLSPRKHLISTKTNGRLTVFPDGTLEVRYAQIQDNGTYLCIASNAGGNDTMLAHLHVRSYSPDWPHQPNKTFAFISNQPNESDANSTRATVPFPFDIKTLIIATTMGFISFLGVVLFCLVLLFLWSRGKGNTKHNIEIEYVPRKSDAGISSAADAPRKFNMKMI; encoded by the coding sequence GTGAAAGATAGGATGGTGGTGGGCGAGCTGAGCATGTATAGCCCAATCCTGGCCTGCTGGCAGCCCATTCTCATCTTGATGTTGGGATCCATCCTTTCAGGCTCTGCCACGGGTTGCCCACCCCGCTGTGACTGTTCTGCCCAGGAGCGCTCGGTGCTGTGCCACCGGAAGCGGTTCCTGGCTGTCCCTGAGGGCATCCCCACGGAGACAAAGCTCTTGGACCTGGGAAAAAACCGCATCAAGACTCTCAACCAGGATGAATTTGCCAATTTTCCTCACTTGGAGGAGCTGGAGTTAAACGAGAACATTATCAGTGCCATTGAGCCGGGGGCTTTCAATAACCTTTTCAACCTCAGGACTCTGGGTCTCAGGAGCAACAGGCTCAAACTCATCCCACTCGGGGTGTTCACTGGACTCAGCAATCTCACCAAGTTGGACATTAGCGAGAACAAAATTGTGATCCTCCTGGATTATATGTTCCAGGACTTGTACAATCTGAAGTCTTTGGAGGTTGGGGACAATGACCTGGTCTACATCTCCCACCGGGCCTTCAGCGGCCTCAACAGCTTAGAGCAGCTCACTCTGGAAAAATGCAACCTGACGTCCATCCCCACAGAAGCTCTCTCTCATTTGCACGGTTTGATTGTGCTGCGGTTGCGCCACCTGAACATCAACGCCATCAGGGATTACTCATTTAAGAGGCTCTACAGACTCAAGGTCCTGGAGATTTCACACTGGCCCTACTTAGATACCATGACATCCAACTGCCTCTATGGGCTTAACTTGACATCCTTGTCCATCACCCACTGCAACCTGACTTCCATCCCTTACGTCTCCTTGAGGCACTTGGTTTATCTCAGGTTCCTGAACCTGTCCTACAACCCCATCATCACCATTGAAGGCTCCATGCTTCATGATCTACTCAGGCTTCAGGAGATACAGCTGGTTGGTGGCCAGCTCACCATGGTGGAACCGTATGCTTTCCGGGGCCTGAACTACTTGCGCATTTTGAACGTTTCAGGGAACCTCCTGAGCACCTTGGAAGAATCAGCCTTCCACTCCGTGGGGAACCTGGAGACTCTCATCATAGACAACAACCCTCTGGCCTGCGACTGCCGGCTTCTCTGGATTTTCCGCCGCCGCTGGAGGCTCAATTTCAACAAGCGTCAGCCCACCTGCGCAACCCCTGAATTTGTCCAAGGCAAAGAGTTCAAGGACTTCTCTGAGGCGCTCCTGCCCAACTACTTCATCTGCCGCCGGTCCCGGATAAGGGACCGCAAGCCCCAGCAGATCTTTGTGGACGAGGGCCACACGGTCCAGTTCATCTGCCGTGCGGATGGAGACCCACCTCCGACCATCATGTGGCTCTCGCCGAGGAAGCACCTCATCTCTACCAAAACCAATGGGCGGCTCACCGTCTTCCCTGATGGCACTCTTGAGGTGCGCTATGCCCAGATCCAAGACAACGGCACCTACCTATGCATCGCCAGCAATGCTGGCGGCAACGACACCATGCTGGCCCACCTGCACGTCCGCAGCTACTCCCCCGACTGGCCCCACCAGCCCAACAAGACCTTTGCTTTCATCTCCAACCAGCCCAACGAGAGTGACGCCAACAGCACGCGAGCCACGGTGCCTTTCCCCTTTGATATCAAGACCCTCATCATTGCCACCACGATGGGCTTCATCTCCTTCCTGGGGGTCGTCCTCTTCTGCCTGGTGCTCCTCTTCCTTTGGAGCCGGGGCAAAGGCAACACCAAGCACAACATTGAAATAGAGTATGTCCCGCGCAAATCCGATGCCGGCATCAGCTCTGCTGCGGATGCGCCACGCAAGTTCAACATGAAAATGATctga
- the LINGO1 gene encoding leucine-rich repeat and immunoglobulin-like domain-containing nogo receptor-interacting protein 1 isoform X4, giving the protein MVVGELSMYSPILACWQPILILMLGSILSGSATGCPPRCDCSAQERSVLCHRKRFLAVPEGIPTETKLLDLGKNRIKTLNQDEFANFPHLEELELNENIISAIEPGAFNNLFNLRTLGLRSNRLKLIPLGVFTGLSNLTKLDISENKIVILLDYMFQDLYNLKSLEVGDNDLVYISHRAFSGLNSLEQLTLEKCNLTSIPTEALSHLHGLIVLRLRHLNINAIRDYSFKRLYRLKVLEISHWPYLDTMTSNCLYGLNLTSLSITHCNLTSIPYVSLRHLVYLRFLNLSYNPIITIEGSMLHDLLRLQEIQLVGGQLTMVEPYAFRGLNYLRILNVSGNLLSTLEESAFHSVGNLETLIIDNNPLACDCRLLWIFRRRWRLNFNKRQPTCATPEFVQGKEFKDFSEALLPNYFICRRSRIRDRKPQQIFVDEGHTVQFICRADGDPPPTIMWLSPRKHLISTKTNGRLTVFPDGTLEVRYAQIQDNGTYLCIASNAGGNDTMLAHLHVRSYSPDWPHQPNKTFAFISNQPNESDANSTRATVPFPFDIKTLIIATTMGFISFLGVVLFCLVLLFLWSRGKGNTKHNIEIEYVPRKSDAGISSAADAPRKFNMKMI; this is encoded by the coding sequence ATGGTGGTGGGCGAGCTGAGCATGTATAGCCCAATCCTGGCCTGCTGGCAGCCCATTCTCATCTTGATGTTGGGATCCATCCTTTCAGGCTCTGCCACGGGTTGCCCACCCCGCTGTGACTGTTCTGCCCAGGAGCGCTCGGTGCTGTGCCACCGGAAGCGGTTCCTGGCTGTCCCTGAGGGCATCCCCACGGAGACAAAGCTCTTGGACCTGGGAAAAAACCGCATCAAGACTCTCAACCAGGATGAATTTGCCAATTTTCCTCACTTGGAGGAGCTGGAGTTAAACGAGAACATTATCAGTGCCATTGAGCCGGGGGCTTTCAATAACCTTTTCAACCTCAGGACTCTGGGTCTCAGGAGCAACAGGCTCAAACTCATCCCACTCGGGGTGTTCACTGGACTCAGCAATCTCACCAAGTTGGACATTAGCGAGAACAAAATTGTGATCCTCCTGGATTATATGTTCCAGGACTTGTACAATCTGAAGTCTTTGGAGGTTGGGGACAATGACCTGGTCTACATCTCCCACCGGGCCTTCAGCGGCCTCAACAGCTTAGAGCAGCTCACTCTGGAAAAATGCAACCTGACGTCCATCCCCACAGAAGCTCTCTCTCATTTGCACGGTTTGATTGTGCTGCGGTTGCGCCACCTGAACATCAACGCCATCAGGGATTACTCATTTAAGAGGCTCTACAGACTCAAGGTCCTGGAGATTTCACACTGGCCCTACTTAGATACCATGACATCCAACTGCCTCTATGGGCTTAACTTGACATCCTTGTCCATCACCCACTGCAACCTGACTTCCATCCCTTACGTCTCCTTGAGGCACTTGGTTTATCTCAGGTTCCTGAACCTGTCCTACAACCCCATCATCACCATTGAAGGCTCCATGCTTCATGATCTACTCAGGCTTCAGGAGATACAGCTGGTTGGTGGCCAGCTCACCATGGTGGAACCGTATGCTTTCCGGGGCCTGAACTACTTGCGCATTTTGAACGTTTCAGGGAACCTCCTGAGCACCTTGGAAGAATCAGCCTTCCACTCCGTGGGGAACCTGGAGACTCTCATCATAGACAACAACCCTCTGGCCTGCGACTGCCGGCTTCTCTGGATTTTCCGCCGCCGCTGGAGGCTCAATTTCAACAAGCGTCAGCCCACCTGCGCAACCCCTGAATTTGTCCAAGGCAAAGAGTTCAAGGACTTCTCTGAGGCGCTCCTGCCCAACTACTTCATCTGCCGCCGGTCCCGGATAAGGGACCGCAAGCCCCAGCAGATCTTTGTGGACGAGGGCCACACGGTCCAGTTCATCTGCCGTGCGGATGGAGACCCACCTCCGACCATCATGTGGCTCTCGCCGAGGAAGCACCTCATCTCTACCAAAACCAATGGGCGGCTCACCGTCTTCCCTGATGGCACTCTTGAGGTGCGCTATGCCCAGATCCAAGACAACGGCACCTACCTATGCATCGCCAGCAATGCTGGCGGCAACGACACCATGCTGGCCCACCTGCACGTCCGCAGCTACTCCCCCGACTGGCCCCACCAGCCCAACAAGACCTTTGCTTTCATCTCCAACCAGCCCAACGAGAGTGACGCCAACAGCACGCGAGCCACGGTGCCTTTCCCCTTTGATATCAAGACCCTCATCATTGCCACCACGATGGGCTTCATCTCCTTCCTGGGGGTCGTCCTCTTCTGCCTGGTGCTCCTCTTCCTTTGGAGCCGGGGCAAAGGCAACACCAAGCACAACATTGAAATAGAGTATGTCCCGCGCAAATCCGATGCCGGCATCAGCTCTGCTGCGGATGCGCCACGCAAGTTCAACATGAAAATGATctga